In Glycine max cultivar Williams 82 chromosome 7, Glycine_max_v4.0, whole genome shotgun sequence, a single window of DNA contains:
- the LOC100805835 gene encoding very-long-chain aldehyde decarbonylase CER1 isoform X1, whose product MASKPGILTDWPWKPLGSFKYVILAPSVVHSLYSMLAKDKSERDITNFLILPFLLWRMLHNQIWITLSRHRTAKGNGRIVDKGIEFDQVDRERNWDDQILLTGLTYYLSNYIFAGASRIPLWRTDAAVVTILLHMGPVEFLYYWLHRALHHHFLYSRYHSHHHSSIVTEPITSVIHPFAEHISYLFLFATPLLILVFTKTASMMAVFGYVTYIDFMNNMGHCNFEIVPMWLFNIFPCLKYLMYTPSFHSLHHTQFKTNYSLFMPFYDYIYDTLDKASDQLHDSASKREEEIPDVVHLTHLTTPESIYHLRLGFAYLACKPCTSKWYLCLMWPMTAWSMILTLAYGRTFIVEGNHFDKLKLQSWAIPKYSQQYFIRSQKMPINKMIEEAILDADKKGIKVLSLGLLNQGEDLNSYGGFYVSKHPNLKVKVIDGSSLATAIVLNSIPNGTTQVLLRGKLTKVAYTIAFTLCQQGVQVATMHKDDYVKLKNSFSSFGKNFIIEKSYTQKTWLVGEGLTEEEQLKAPKGTLFITYSQFPPIKYRKDCSYHFTPAMLVPSSIQNVHSCENWLPRKVMSAWRIAGIVHCLEGWSEHECNYTMHNIDKVWRSTLQHGFQPLSVPINKELAHY is encoded by the exons atggcttcaaagccTGGAATCCTCACTGATTGGCCCTGGAAGCCTCTTGGCAGCTTTAAG tATGTGATACTAGCTCCTTCGGTCGTTCACAGCTTGTATTCTATGTTGGCGAAAGATAAGAGTGAAAGGGACATAACCAACTTTCTCATATTACCATTTTTGCTCTGGCGTATGCTTCATAACCAAATATGGATTACTCTCTCTCGTCACCGAACCGCAAAAGGCAACGGTAGAATTGTTGACAAGGGAATTGAATTTGATCAAGTTGATAGAGAAAGAAATTG GGATGACCAAATATTGTTGACTGGATTAACATATTACTTGTCAAACTATATATTTGCTGGGGCATCACGTATTCCATTATGGAGAACAGATGCAGCAGTTGTGACAATACTTCTTCATATGGGACCGGTGGAGTTTCTTTATTACTGGTTACACAGAGCACTTCATCACCACTTCCTCTACTCTCGTTACCATTCTCACCATCATTCTTCCATTGTCACAGAACCCATTACTT CTGTCATCCATCCATTTGCTGAGcacatatcatatttatttcttttcgcAACTCCCTTGTTAATCCTTGTCTTCACAAAAACAGCCTCTATGATGGCCGTGTTTGGATATGTGacttacattgattttatgaaCAACATGGGTCATTGCAACTTTGAGATTGTTCCAATGTGGCTCTTTAATATCTTCCCGTGTCTTAAGTATCTGATGTACACCCCATC GTTTCACTCTTTGCACCACACCCAATTTAAGACAAATTACTCTTTGTTTATGCCATTTTATGACTACATTTATGACACCTTAGACAAGGCTTCAGATCAATTACATGATTCAGCATCAAAACGAGAGGAAGAAATTCCAGATGTTGTGCACCTAACACACCTTACAACGCCTGAATCTATTTATCATCTTAGGCTTGGATTTGCTTATCTAGCCTGCAAGCCTTGTACATCAAAATGGTACCTTTGTTTGATGTGGCCAATGACAGCTTGGTCCATGATCCTCACATTAGCCTATGGTCGTACATTCATTGTGGAGGGAAATCATTTTGACAAACTTAAGCTGCAAAGTTGGGCAATACCTAAGTACAGTCAACAA TACTTTATTAGATCACAAAAAATGCCCatcaacaaaatgattgaggaAGCAATATTGGACGCAGacaaaaaaggcataaaagtGTTGAGTTTAGGTCTTTTGAATCAAGGAGAAGATCTTAACAGTTATGGAGGGTTTTATGTTAGTAAGCATCCAAACCTAAAAGTTAAGGTTATAGATGGCAGTAGTCTTGCAACTGCTATTGTTCTTAATAGCATTCCTAATGGAACAACTCAAGTATTACTTAGGGGAAAACTCACCAAGGTTGCTTATACTATTGCATTCACATTGTGTCAACAAGGTGTTCAG GTTGCTACAATGCATAAGGATGATTATGTGAAACTCAAAAACTCGTTCAGTAGCTTTGGAAAAAATTTTATCATTGAAAAAAGCTACACCCAGAAG acttGGTTGGTAGGAGAAGGATTAACTGAAGAGGAACAACTAAAGGCACCCAAAGgaacattatttattacttacTCGCAATTCCCACCAATTAAATACCGTAAGGACTGCTCCTACCACTTCACCCCAGCAATGCTAGTTCCCAGTTCTATTCAAAATGTCCATTCTTGTGAG AATTGGCTGCCAAGGAAGGTAATGAGTGCATGGCGCATAGCTGGGATAGTGCACTGTTTAGAAGGATGGAGTGAACATGAGTGCAACTACACAATGCATAACATAGACAAAGTTTGGCGTTCAACTCTTCAACATGGGTTCCAACCTCTTAGTGTGCCAATTAATAAGGAGTTAGCTCATTATTAA
- the LOC100805835 gene encoding very-long-chain aldehyde decarbonylase CER1 isoform X2 — MASKPGILTDWPWKPLGSFKYVILAPSVVHSLYSMLAKDKSERDITNFLILPFLLWRMLHNQIWITLSRHRTAKGNGRIVDKGIEFDQVDRERNWDDQILLTGLTYYLSNYIFAGASRIPLWRTDAAVVTILLHMGPVEFLYYWLHRALHHHFLYSRYHSHHHSSIVTEPITSVIHPFAEHISYLFLFATPLLILVFTKTASMMAVFGYVTYIDFMNNMGHCNFEIVPMWLFNIFPCLKYLMYTPSFHSLHHTQFKTNYSLFMPFYDYIYDTLDKASDQLHDSASKREEEIPDVVHLTHLTTPESIYHLRLGFAYLACKPCTSKWYLCLMWPMTAWSMILTLAYGRTFIVEGNHFDKLKLQSWAIPKYSQQVATMHKDDYVKLKNSFSSFGKNFIIEKSYTQKTWLVGEGLTEEEQLKAPKGTLFITYSQFPPIKYRKDCSYHFTPAMLVPSSIQNVHSCENWLPRKVMSAWRIAGIVHCLEGWSEHECNYTMHNIDKVWRSTLQHGFQPLSVPINKELAHY; from the exons atggcttcaaagccTGGAATCCTCACTGATTGGCCCTGGAAGCCTCTTGGCAGCTTTAAG tATGTGATACTAGCTCCTTCGGTCGTTCACAGCTTGTATTCTATGTTGGCGAAAGATAAGAGTGAAAGGGACATAACCAACTTTCTCATATTACCATTTTTGCTCTGGCGTATGCTTCATAACCAAATATGGATTACTCTCTCTCGTCACCGAACCGCAAAAGGCAACGGTAGAATTGTTGACAAGGGAATTGAATTTGATCAAGTTGATAGAGAAAGAAATTG GGATGACCAAATATTGTTGACTGGATTAACATATTACTTGTCAAACTATATATTTGCTGGGGCATCACGTATTCCATTATGGAGAACAGATGCAGCAGTTGTGACAATACTTCTTCATATGGGACCGGTGGAGTTTCTTTATTACTGGTTACACAGAGCACTTCATCACCACTTCCTCTACTCTCGTTACCATTCTCACCATCATTCTTCCATTGTCACAGAACCCATTACTT CTGTCATCCATCCATTTGCTGAGcacatatcatatttatttcttttcgcAACTCCCTTGTTAATCCTTGTCTTCACAAAAACAGCCTCTATGATGGCCGTGTTTGGATATGTGacttacattgattttatgaaCAACATGGGTCATTGCAACTTTGAGATTGTTCCAATGTGGCTCTTTAATATCTTCCCGTGTCTTAAGTATCTGATGTACACCCCATC GTTTCACTCTTTGCACCACACCCAATTTAAGACAAATTACTCTTTGTTTATGCCATTTTATGACTACATTTATGACACCTTAGACAAGGCTTCAGATCAATTACATGATTCAGCATCAAAACGAGAGGAAGAAATTCCAGATGTTGTGCACCTAACACACCTTACAACGCCTGAATCTATTTATCATCTTAGGCTTGGATTTGCTTATCTAGCCTGCAAGCCTTGTACATCAAAATGGTACCTTTGTTTGATGTGGCCAATGACAGCTTGGTCCATGATCCTCACATTAGCCTATGGTCGTACATTCATTGTGGAGGGAAATCATTTTGACAAACTTAAGCTGCAAAGTTGGGCAATACCTAAGTACAGTCAACAA GTTGCTACAATGCATAAGGATGATTATGTGAAACTCAAAAACTCGTTCAGTAGCTTTGGAAAAAATTTTATCATTGAAAAAAGCTACACCCAGAAG acttGGTTGGTAGGAGAAGGATTAACTGAAGAGGAACAACTAAAGGCACCCAAAGgaacattatttattacttacTCGCAATTCCCACCAATTAAATACCGTAAGGACTGCTCCTACCACTTCACCCCAGCAATGCTAGTTCCCAGTTCTATTCAAAATGTCCATTCTTGTGAG AATTGGCTGCCAAGGAAGGTAATGAGTGCATGGCGCATAGCTGGGATAGTGCACTGTTTAGAAGGATGGAGTGAACATGAGTGCAACTACACAATGCATAACATAGACAAAGTTTGGCGTTCAACTCTTCAACATGGGTTCCAACCTCTTAGTGTGCCAATTAATAAGGAGTTAGCTCATTATTAA
- the LOC100805835 gene encoding very-long-chain aldehyde decarbonylase CER1 isoform X3, translated as MGPVEFLYYWLHRALHHHFLYSRYHSHHHSSIVTEPITSVIHPFAEHISYLFLFATPLLILVFTKTASMMAVFGYVTYIDFMNNMGHCNFEIVPMWLFNIFPCLKYLMYTPSFHSLHHTQFKTNYSLFMPFYDYIYDTLDKASDQLHDSASKREEEIPDVVHLTHLTTPESIYHLRLGFAYLACKPCTSKWYLCLMWPMTAWSMILTLAYGRTFIVEGNHFDKLKLQSWAIPKYSQQYFIRSQKMPINKMIEEAILDADKKGIKVLSLGLLNQGEDLNSYGGFYVSKHPNLKVKVIDGSSLATAIVLNSIPNGTTQVLLRGKLTKVAYTIAFTLCQQGVQVATMHKDDYVKLKNSFSSFGKNFIIEKSYTQKTWLVGEGLTEEEQLKAPKGTLFITYSQFPPIKYRKDCSYHFTPAMLVPSSIQNVHSCENWLPRKVMSAWRIAGIVHCLEGWSEHECNYTMHNIDKVWRSTLQHGFQPLSVPINKELAHY; from the exons ATGGGACCGGTGGAGTTTCTTTATTACTGGTTACACAGAGCACTTCATCACCACTTCCTCTACTCTCGTTACCATTCTCACCATCATTCTTCCATTGTCACAGAACCCATTACTT CTGTCATCCATCCATTTGCTGAGcacatatcatatttatttcttttcgcAACTCCCTTGTTAATCCTTGTCTTCACAAAAACAGCCTCTATGATGGCCGTGTTTGGATATGTGacttacattgattttatgaaCAACATGGGTCATTGCAACTTTGAGATTGTTCCAATGTGGCTCTTTAATATCTTCCCGTGTCTTAAGTATCTGATGTACACCCCATC GTTTCACTCTTTGCACCACACCCAATTTAAGACAAATTACTCTTTGTTTATGCCATTTTATGACTACATTTATGACACCTTAGACAAGGCTTCAGATCAATTACATGATTCAGCATCAAAACGAGAGGAAGAAATTCCAGATGTTGTGCACCTAACACACCTTACAACGCCTGAATCTATTTATCATCTTAGGCTTGGATTTGCTTATCTAGCCTGCAAGCCTTGTACATCAAAATGGTACCTTTGTTTGATGTGGCCAATGACAGCTTGGTCCATGATCCTCACATTAGCCTATGGTCGTACATTCATTGTGGAGGGAAATCATTTTGACAAACTTAAGCTGCAAAGTTGGGCAATACCTAAGTACAGTCAACAA TACTTTATTAGATCACAAAAAATGCCCatcaacaaaatgattgaggaAGCAATATTGGACGCAGacaaaaaaggcataaaagtGTTGAGTTTAGGTCTTTTGAATCAAGGAGAAGATCTTAACAGTTATGGAGGGTTTTATGTTAGTAAGCATCCAAACCTAAAAGTTAAGGTTATAGATGGCAGTAGTCTTGCAACTGCTATTGTTCTTAATAGCATTCCTAATGGAACAACTCAAGTATTACTTAGGGGAAAACTCACCAAGGTTGCTTATACTATTGCATTCACATTGTGTCAACAAGGTGTTCAG GTTGCTACAATGCATAAGGATGATTATGTGAAACTCAAAAACTCGTTCAGTAGCTTTGGAAAAAATTTTATCATTGAAAAAAGCTACACCCAGAAG acttGGTTGGTAGGAGAAGGATTAACTGAAGAGGAACAACTAAAGGCACCCAAAGgaacattatttattacttacTCGCAATTCCCACCAATTAAATACCGTAAGGACTGCTCCTACCACTTCACCCCAGCAATGCTAGTTCCCAGTTCTATTCAAAATGTCCATTCTTGTGAG AATTGGCTGCCAAGGAAGGTAATGAGTGCATGGCGCATAGCTGGGATAGTGCACTGTTTAGAAGGATGGAGTGAACATGAGTGCAACTACACAATGCATAACATAGACAAAGTTTGGCGTTCAACTCTTCAACATGGGTTCCAACCTCTTAGTGTGCCAATTAATAAGGAGTTAGCTCATTATTAA
- the LOC100805835 gene encoding very-long-chain aldehyde decarbonylase CER1 isoform X4 has protein sequence MFHSLHHTQFKTNYSLFMPFYDYIYDTLDKASDQLHDSASKREEEIPDVVHLTHLTTPESIYHLRLGFAYLACKPCTSKWYLCLMWPMTAWSMILTLAYGRTFIVEGNHFDKLKLQSWAIPKYSQQYFIRSQKMPINKMIEEAILDADKKGIKVLSLGLLNQGEDLNSYGGFYVSKHPNLKVKVIDGSSLATAIVLNSIPNGTTQVLLRGKLTKVAYTIAFTLCQQGVQVATMHKDDYVKLKNSFSSFGKNFIIEKSYTQKTWLVGEGLTEEEQLKAPKGTLFITYSQFPPIKYRKDCSYHFTPAMLVPSSIQNVHSCENWLPRKVMSAWRIAGIVHCLEGWSEHECNYTMHNIDKVWRSTLQHGFQPLSVPINKELAHY, from the exons AT GTTTCACTCTTTGCACCACACCCAATTTAAGACAAATTACTCTTTGTTTATGCCATTTTATGACTACATTTATGACACCTTAGACAAGGCTTCAGATCAATTACATGATTCAGCATCAAAACGAGAGGAAGAAATTCCAGATGTTGTGCACCTAACACACCTTACAACGCCTGAATCTATTTATCATCTTAGGCTTGGATTTGCTTATCTAGCCTGCAAGCCTTGTACATCAAAATGGTACCTTTGTTTGATGTGGCCAATGACAGCTTGGTCCATGATCCTCACATTAGCCTATGGTCGTACATTCATTGTGGAGGGAAATCATTTTGACAAACTTAAGCTGCAAAGTTGGGCAATACCTAAGTACAGTCAACAA TACTTTATTAGATCACAAAAAATGCCCatcaacaaaatgattgaggaAGCAATATTGGACGCAGacaaaaaaggcataaaagtGTTGAGTTTAGGTCTTTTGAATCAAGGAGAAGATCTTAACAGTTATGGAGGGTTTTATGTTAGTAAGCATCCAAACCTAAAAGTTAAGGTTATAGATGGCAGTAGTCTTGCAACTGCTATTGTTCTTAATAGCATTCCTAATGGAACAACTCAAGTATTACTTAGGGGAAAACTCACCAAGGTTGCTTATACTATTGCATTCACATTGTGTCAACAAGGTGTTCAG GTTGCTACAATGCATAAGGATGATTATGTGAAACTCAAAAACTCGTTCAGTAGCTTTGGAAAAAATTTTATCATTGAAAAAAGCTACACCCAGAAG acttGGTTGGTAGGAGAAGGATTAACTGAAGAGGAACAACTAAAGGCACCCAAAGgaacattatttattacttacTCGCAATTCCCACCAATTAAATACCGTAAGGACTGCTCCTACCACTTCACCCCAGCAATGCTAGTTCCCAGTTCTATTCAAAATGTCCATTCTTGTGAG AATTGGCTGCCAAGGAAGGTAATGAGTGCATGGCGCATAGCTGGGATAGTGCACTGTTTAGAAGGATGGAGTGAACATGAGTGCAACTACACAATGCATAACATAGACAAAGTTTGGCGTTCAACTCTTCAACATGGGTTCCAACCTCTTAGTGTGCCAATTAATAAGGAGTTAGCTCATTATTAA